The Sorangiineae bacterium MSr11367 genome window below encodes:
- a CDS encoding LysR substrate-binding domain-containing protein, which translates to MEYQSGSSLEELAAFVAVVEANGFTAAARTLRARKATLSLRVQSLEARLGVSLLVRTTRTLRLTHEGRAYLEHAQRALGAARDADAVVELAKSKPTGLLRITMPASLAGALFEGVVVPYLARYPEVSVQLDTSLRTIDLVREGYDLGLRVGALAGSSLVARRLGSCTGGYYASPRYLEHRGTPKRPEDLDRHATIIVPRGDRPMEWAFVAGSKRRSLVVSPRLSVSSFELAARAAVAGAGVLRSPRYFVAPYLATNQLVPVLRDWTPPSVKVHAVFPPGGVLVPKTRLFVDAVAAWFTRNDDDV; encoded by the coding sequence ATGGAGTACCAATCCGGAAGCTCGCTCGAAGAATTGGCCGCGTTCGTCGCGGTGGTCGAGGCCAATGGATTCACCGCCGCCGCGCGCACCCTTCGCGCGCGCAAGGCCACGCTCAGCCTGCGGGTGCAGAGTCTCGAGGCCCGGCTCGGTGTCTCGCTGTTGGTCCGCACGACGCGCACGCTCCGCCTGACCCACGAGGGGCGCGCGTACCTCGAGCACGCCCAGCGGGCGCTCGGTGCTGCACGTGACGCCGATGCGGTCGTGGAGCTCGCGAAGTCGAAGCCGACCGGGCTCTTGCGCATCACGATGCCGGCGTCGCTCGCGGGGGCGCTGTTCGAGGGCGTGGTCGTGCCGTACCTGGCGCGCTACCCCGAGGTTTCGGTCCAACTCGACACGTCGTTGCGAACGATCGATCTGGTGCGCGAAGGCTACGACCTTGGCCTACGCGTGGGCGCGCTCGCGGGCTCGTCGCTGGTTGCGCGGCGACTCGGCTCGTGCACGGGCGGCTACTATGCGAGTCCGCGCTACCTCGAGCACCGCGGCACGCCGAAGCGCCCCGAGGATCTCGATCGCCACGCGACGATCATCGTGCCGCGCGGCGACAGGCCGATGGAGTGGGCGTTCGTCGCCGGCTCGAAGCGGCGAAGCCTCGTGGTCTCCCCGCGGTTGTCGGTGAGCAGCTTCGAGCTGGCGGCCCGGGCCGCCGTGGCGGGAGCCGGTGTCCTTCGGTCGCCGCGCTATTTCGTCGCGCCGTACCTGGCGACGAACCAGTTGGTGCCGGTCTTGCGCGACTGGACGCCGCCCAGCGTCAAGGTTCACGCGGTGTTTCCGCCGGGCGGGGTGCTGGTTCCGAAGACGCGCCTTTTCGTCGATGCCGTGGCGGCATGGTTCACACGGAACGACGATGACGTTTAG
- a CDS encoding NADH:flavin oxidoreductase/NADH oxidase, whose amino-acid sequence MPSLFSEFSLKGITLKNRIAVSPMCQYSAENGVPNPWHAVHLGARAIGGAGLVIAEATAVAPEGRITPGCTGLWNDAQADAFAPIAAFVKRCQAVPGIQIGHAGRKASANLPWEGDDHMAPDDERAWQPIGPSPIAYGDNLPRVPLAMSKDDIARVRTDFVASAKRALAAGFEWLELHFAHGYLGQSFFSPIANKRTDEYGGSFENRIRFLVETLAAVREVWPERLPLTARLGVSDFHPEGQSMEESVELVRRFKRNGLDLIDVSLGFNSPDVSGVPWGPGFMVPLADRIRREAEIPTAAGWFLREPQQAQDVIANGQADLVVLARAELDDPHWPYHAAKALGVAIPHTVLPPQYAHWLQRS is encoded by the coding sequence ATGCCGTCACTGTTCAGCGAATTCTCACTCAAAGGCATCACACTCAAGAACCGCATCGCCGTCTCGCCGATGTGCCAATATTCAGCCGAGAACGGCGTGCCGAATCCATGGCATGCCGTGCACTTGGGCGCGCGCGCCATCGGCGGTGCCGGCCTCGTCATCGCAGAAGCGACGGCGGTGGCGCCGGAGGGGCGCATCACGCCGGGATGCACCGGCTTGTGGAACGATGCGCAGGCCGACGCCTTCGCGCCCATCGCCGCATTCGTGAAGCGCTGCCAAGCGGTCCCCGGCATCCAGATCGGACATGCCGGCCGCAAGGCCTCGGCCAACCTTCCCTGGGAAGGCGACGACCACATGGCGCCGGATGACGAGCGCGCCTGGCAGCCCATCGGCCCATCGCCGATCGCGTACGGCGACAACCTGCCGCGCGTTCCACTCGCGATGAGCAAAGACGACATCGCGCGCGTCCGGACCGATTTCGTCGCGAGCGCCAAGCGCGCGCTGGCCGCCGGCTTCGAGTGGCTGGAGCTGCATTTCGCACACGGCTATCTGGGCCAAAGCTTCTTCTCCCCCATCGCCAACAAGCGCACCGACGAGTATGGCGGCAGCTTCGAGAACCGCATACGGTTCCTCGTCGAGACACTCGCTGCCGTGCGCGAAGTCTGGCCCGAGCGACTTCCCTTGACCGCGCGCCTCGGCGTCTCGGACTTCCATCCCGAGGGCCAGTCGATGGAGGAATCCGTCGAACTCGTACGGCGCTTCAAGCGCAATGGACTTGATCTGATCGACGTCAGCCTCGGCTTCAACTCCCCCGACGTCTCGGGCGTGCCGTGGGGACCAGGCTTCATGGTGCCCCTCGCCGATCGCATCCGGCGCGAAGCGGAAATCCCCACGGCCGCCGGTTGGTTCCTTCGCGAGCCCCAGCAGGCGCAGGACGTCATTGCGAATGGCCAGGCCGATCTCGTCGTCCTCGCTCGCGCCGAACTCGACGATCCGCACTGGCCTTATCATGCGGCCAAGGCACTGGGCGTTGCGATACCGCACACGGTACTACCGCCCCAATACGCGCATTGGCTCCAAAGAAGCTAG
- a CDS encoding AraC family transcriptional regulator encodes MGTAEHAARLSGTVFVSGTRMLYVGPLVATEHHAHHAAQVVIAPQGLYIEDGANGRIHTRAAVIPPRRLHGHSACAHAALLFLDGDELASRKLSRDADPRCETWGRAPFDANVPRDPTPEMARALLAAILAAIDPRQPPEPRHPAVRRMCAYLDGSDHVNLASVSQEAGLSPRQMRHAFAQDIGLPMRAYLRWKRLRRAIAAVEAGASLSAAATSAGFADSAHLSRVFREQFGITPTQGLSSITWRTLD; translated from the coding sequence ATGGGCACGGCTGAGCACGCGGCGAGATTGAGCGGGACGGTATTCGTTTCCGGCACGCGAATGCTCTACGTGGGCCCTCTCGTTGCCACGGAGCACCACGCACACCACGCGGCCCAGGTCGTCATCGCGCCGCAGGGGCTGTACATCGAGGACGGTGCCAACGGACGCATTCACACCCGCGCGGCCGTCATTCCCCCGCGCCGGCTCCACGGCCATAGCGCGTGTGCACATGCCGCGCTGCTGTTCCTCGACGGAGACGAACTGGCGAGCCGAAAGCTTTCTCGCGATGCCGACCCCCGGTGCGAGACGTGGGGCCGCGCCCCATTCGACGCGAACGTCCCGCGCGATCCCACGCCGGAGATGGCCCGCGCTCTCTTGGCGGCGATCCTCGCCGCCATCGACCCGCGTCAGCCACCGGAGCCGCGCCACCCGGCGGTACGGCGGATGTGCGCGTACCTCGACGGATCCGACCACGTCAACCTCGCGAGCGTGTCGCAGGAGGCCGGGCTCTCGCCGCGGCAGATGCGCCATGCTTTCGCGCAGGACATCGGGCTCCCCATGCGTGCGTATCTGCGCTGGAAGCGCTTGCGCCGAGCCATCGCCGCGGTGGAGGCGGGGGCGAGCTTGAGTGCCGCCGCCACCTCCGCCGGGTTTGCGGACAGTGCCCATCTGAGTCGCGTCTTCCGGGAGCAATTCGGGATCACGCCCACCCAGGGGCTGAGCTCCATCACGTGGCGGACGCTCGACTGA
- a CDS encoding DinB family protein encodes MLQTLVTHLAWANRQLFGALREVDSFKSQNGADLIVRVLDHVQVVSRIFQAHLEGRAHGYESTQSAVLPTLEELDRASEAIDRWYVDIATSLQPEELSRPRDVRFTDGKVVSMSAATMIGHVLTHTIHHRGNVDAIMYQCGMPRRRDGLPEFLVSRASAT; translated from the coding sequence ATGCTCCAAACGCTCGTTACACACCTCGCGTGGGCCAACCGCCAGCTCTTTGGCGCCCTTCGCGAAGTCGATTCGTTCAAATCCCAGAATGGCGCAGACTTGATCGTGCGGGTCCTCGACCACGTCCAGGTCGTCAGCCGCATTTTTCAGGCGCACCTGGAGGGGAGGGCGCACGGTTACGAGTCCACGCAGAGCGCCGTGCTTCCCACGCTCGAGGAGCTCGATCGCGCATCCGAGGCCATCGACCGCTGGTACGTGGATATCGCGACATCGCTCCAGCCCGAGGAGCTTTCGCGCCCTCGCGATGTGCGCTTTACCGACGGAAAAGTGGTGAGCATGAGCGCCGCCACCATGATCGGGCACGTGCTCACCCACACGATTCATCATCGCGGAAACGTGGACGCCATCATGTACCAATGCGGGATGCCGCGTCGGAGGGACGGACTCCCCGAGTTCCTCGTCAGTCGAGCGTCCGCCACGTGA
- a CDS encoding YciI family protein, with the protein MRFMIMHKNDPQTEAGQPPPMDLVTKMGEFIGEFAKTGRFVDGAGLSGSASRTRLLFRDGHCTVKHGPYQGERELPSATLQLKVETREQAIGWAERYGKILGNGEIELGKVNEPWDIGLMPPPANPPLQFLLIDKADEATESGGRTPKQKADLTRLKTEMTKAGVLVKTLQLRPSHQAKRLVFTNNDMRMVDGPFAESKELLGGFAVMTLSGMDEAIEVCRRYAAILGGTLEIDIRLVDQDAADA; encoded by the coding sequence ATGCGTTTCATGATCATGCACAAGAACGATCCGCAAACCGAAGCAGGGCAACCGCCGCCAATGGATCTGGTCACCAAGATGGGCGAATTCATCGGCGAGTTCGCCAAGACGGGCCGCTTCGTCGACGGCGCCGGCCTGAGTGGGAGCGCGTCACGCACGCGCCTCCTCTTCCGCGACGGGCATTGCACCGTGAAGCACGGTCCCTACCAGGGCGAGCGCGAACTGCCTTCGGCGACGCTGCAATTGAAGGTCGAGACGCGGGAGCAGGCCATCGGTTGGGCGGAGCGCTATGGCAAGATTCTCGGCAACGGCGAGATCGAGCTCGGCAAGGTGAACGAGCCTTGGGACATCGGGCTGATGCCCCCGCCGGCGAACCCGCCGCTTCAATTCCTTCTCATCGACAAGGCCGACGAAGCCACCGAATCCGGCGGGCGCACCCCGAAGCAGAAGGCCGACCTCACGCGGCTGAAGACCGAAATGACCAAGGCCGGCGTGCTCGTGAAAACGCTGCAACTGCGACCCAGCCATCAAGCGAAGCGGCTCGTGTTCACGAACAACGACATGCGCATGGTCGACGGTCCGTTTGCCGAGTCGAAGGAGCTACTCGGCGGATTCGCCGTGATGACGCTCTCGGGAATGGACGAGGCCATCGAGGTATGCCGTCGCTACGCGGCGATCCTCGGCGGGACGCTGGAGATCGATATCCGCCTGGTCGATCAGGACGCCGCCGACGCGTGA
- a CDS encoding VCBS repeat-containing protein, whose translation MERSKNPALLGPAVLAATLAVGCSAADGGNDATLGADAIAAADGSLLCTNASFAPGVVLPVDYPYATIAKGDFNADGRLDLVMPEYNSYRVKVYYGNGNGTFSEPRSFPTGRSPKEVAVGDFNGDGKPDLAAVTEDGVNVLLATDGGSFSPAITYSLGESPNSITSGDFNGDGRIDLAVSNSRDSFSVLLGDGFGAFSGTMHYPTSLFPKRIRAADFNRDGKSDIALVQYDGVLVILTAKDDGSFSASTSYANYNSLEIGDFNGDGNPDVVGTDYSNLNVMMINVMMGVGNGTFSPKTSYRAENKPGPVSIGDFNGDGKPDLVASDTGTGDASILFGHGDGTFSDPNTYPSGGFDPTTSVTGDFNSDGRSDFAIVNRGSSRSAIYVSLWAEQGTLSQKVSYPVAGSADSLATTDFNGDGIFDLAVAVSDLNRVSVLLGNGSGGFGAERFYAVGSRPGSVGAADFNRDGKSDLAVANVDGKSVSVLLGNGDGTFGTATNFPTFARTEFVRTGDFNGDGNPDIAVATLSTDSVGLLLGNGSGRFSPVTTYVAGDAPTSLATGDFNADGKLDMAVANSGTSDVSILLGKATGGFAVPTKTTTGPQPQSLTTGDFNADGKLDLAVANALDVSISLGNGDGTFSTSATRYTIGRPTGEIAMGDVNGDGKADLVALGGGKASVLLGKGDGSFQAPIHHQVDKTALGLTMGKFNADDKWDIAVTNTPLPFTSKSYVNVLLGANCGI comes from the coding sequence ATGGAAAGGTCCAAAAACCCCGCGTTGCTTGGCCCGGCCGTGCTGGCGGCCACGCTGGCCGTGGGGTGCTCCGCGGCCGATGGCGGCAACGATGCAACCCTGGGAGCGGATGCCATCGCCGCGGCGGACGGCAGCCTGCTCTGCACCAACGCCTCGTTCGCGCCCGGGGTGGTGCTCCCCGTCGACTATCCGTACGCCACGATCGCCAAGGGCGACTTCAACGCGGACGGACGACTCGACCTGGTGATGCCCGAGTACAACAGCTACAGGGTCAAGGTGTATTACGGGAACGGGAACGGCACGTTCTCGGAACCGCGCAGCTTTCCCACCGGAAGAAGTCCCAAAGAGGTTGCGGTGGGTGACTTCAACGGGGACGGCAAGCCCGATCTCGCGGCCGTCACCGAGGACGGCGTGAACGTCTTGCTCGCCACCGATGGCGGTTCGTTCTCCCCTGCGATCACCTACTCCTTGGGTGAATCTCCAAACTCGATCACCTCGGGCGATTTCAACGGCGACGGGCGCATCGATCTCGCCGTATCGAACTCGCGGGACAGCTTCAGCGTTCTTCTGGGCGACGGATTCGGCGCATTTTCAGGCACGATGCACTATCCCACGTCCCTCTTTCCGAAGAGGATCCGTGCGGCCGATTTCAATCGCGATGGCAAATCGGACATTGCCCTCGTCCAGTACGACGGTGTCCTCGTCATCCTCACGGCAAAGGACGATGGTAGCTTCTCGGCCAGCACCTCATATGCCAATTACAATTCTCTCGAGATCGGCGACTTCAATGGGGATGGAAACCCCGACGTGGTGGGCACCGATTACTCCAACCTCAACGTCATGATGATCAACGTCATGATGGGCGTCGGAAATGGGACCTTCTCGCCAAAAACCTCCTACCGAGCCGAAAACAAGCCCGGCCCCGTCTCCATCGGCGATTTCAACGGCGACGGCAAACCCGACCTCGTTGCTTCCGACACCGGAACGGGCGACGCGAGCATCCTGTTCGGGCATGGAGATGGCACCTTCTCGGATCCGAATACGTATCCTTCGGGCGGTTTCGACCCCACCACGAGCGTGACGGGCGACTTCAATTCGGATGGGCGCTCGGATTTCGCGATCGTAAACCGGGGTTCATCTCGATCGGCCATTTACGTCTCCCTATGGGCCGAGCAAGGAACGCTCTCGCAGAAGGTCAGCTACCCGGTTGCAGGCAGCGCCGACTCCCTCGCCACGACCGACTTCAATGGGGACGGGATCTTCGATCTTGCGGTCGCCGTTTCCGACCTCAATAGGGTGAGCGTCCTGCTCGGCAACGGATCGGGCGGCTTCGGGGCGGAGCGCTTTTATGCGGTCGGAAGCAGACCCGGATCGGTCGGCGCCGCCGATTTCAACCGCGATGGCAAATCCGATCTGGCGGTCGCCAACGTGGACGGCAAAAGTGTGAGCGTCCTGCTCGGCAACGGCGATGGAACCTTTGGGACCGCCACCAATTTTCCGACGTTCGCGCGCACCGAGTTCGTGCGAACGGGCGACTTCAACGGCGATGGTAATCCGGATATTGCGGTCGCCACCCTCAGCACCGACAGCGTCGGCCTTCTACTGGGAAACGGATCCGGACGATTTTCCCCCGTCACCACGTACGTAGCCGGGGACGCGCCAACCTCGCTCGCCACCGGAGATTTCAATGCGGACGGGAAGCTCGACATGGCGGTCGCCAACAGCGGCACCAGCGACGTGAGCATTCTTTTGGGCAAAGCGACGGGAGGTTTCGCGGTTCCGACGAAAACGACGACGGGGCCCCAGCCTCAATCGCTGACGACGGGCGACTTCAATGCGGACGGCAAGCTCGATCTCGCGGTCGCGAATGCCCTGGATGTAAGCATCTCATTGGGAAACGGCGACGGAACCTTTTCGACCTCGGCGACGAGGTACACCATTGGACGCCCGACGGGGGAAATCGCAATGGGTGATGTCAACGGGGATGGGAAAGCCGATTTGGTCGCGTTGGGCGGCGGAAAGGCCAGCGTCCTGCTTGGAAAGGGAGATGGCAGCTTCCAGGCGCCGATCCATCACCAGGTCGACAAGACGGCGTTGGGTCTCACCATGGGCAAATTCAATGCGGATGACAAATGGGATATCGCCGTCACCAACACGCCCCTGCCCTTTACCAGCAAGAGCTACGTAAACGTCTTGCTCGGGGCCAACTGCGGAATCTGA
- a CDS encoding AgmX/PglI C-terminal domain-containing protein: MWARHWYNGVLRTRNHHAFAILFVGCGLAHCGGSALPRPREQQPAPEVSSAIAVAPSPEPERAMRVEGQLGSIEPGAVDAVFDGQLASLQRCHTARVRHVRGLAGDVKFLLRIGEDGRARYVYVEETSLGDHVTEQCLVRVLSETTWPRPVGGEAEVRKSFGFAVPSNARSPLAWTVDDLKDALTSKQAKFRSCRGGVAGIFNVTAYVTSGPPPAPPVAKAKNGHKPPRKRPAAPKHGKKGNLTNGHIVAVGIAPPPEGAREGAPVIDCLVEALKETPMPDPGPRGAKVSWAL, encoded by the coding sequence ATGTGGGCTCGACATTGGTACAATGGAGTTCTGCGCACTCGTAACCACCACGCGTTCGCGATTCTCTTCGTAGGCTGCGGGCTGGCCCACTGCGGCGGCTCTGCACTTCCTCGTCCGCGCGAGCAACAGCCGGCGCCCGAAGTCTCGTCGGCCATCGCCGTCGCGCCGTCGCCCGAGCCCGAGCGCGCGATGCGGGTCGAGGGGCAGCTTGGCTCGATCGAGCCGGGGGCCGTCGACGCGGTCTTCGACGGCCAGCTCGCATCGCTGCAGCGGTGTCACACCGCGCGCGTTCGACACGTCCGTGGGCTGGCGGGCGATGTGAAATTCTTGCTTCGCATCGGCGAAGACGGGCGCGCACGGTACGTCTATGTGGAGGAGACATCGCTCGGAGATCACGTGACCGAGCAATGCCTCGTGCGCGTGTTGAGCGAGACGACCTGGCCACGACCCGTGGGAGGCGAGGCCGAAGTGCGGAAATCGTTCGGGTTTGCCGTACCGAGCAATGCCCGCAGTCCGCTGGCGTGGACGGTCGACGACCTGAAGGACGCACTCACATCGAAGCAGGCAAAGTTTCGGAGCTGCCGCGGGGGCGTTGCGGGCATCTTCAACGTGACGGCCTACGTCACGTCGGGGCCCCCGCCCGCGCCCCCGGTCGCGAAGGCGAAGAATGGCCACAAGCCGCCGCGGAAACGGCCGGCGGCGCCGAAGCACGGAAAGAAGGGCAACCTCACCAACGGTCACATCGTGGCCGTTGGGATCGCGCCGCCTCCGGAAGGGGCGCGCGAGGGCGCCCCGGTCATCGATTGCCTCGTGGAGGCTCTAAAAGAAACGCCCATGCCCGATCCCGGACCGCGCGGGGCCAAGGTGAGCTGGGCGCTGTAG
- a CDS encoding DUF1254 domain-containing protein: MTNFRILASVAPAMALAATSCAAHAQPPSQPPSNSAAPVTIDNYNRAQTDVYFAGTVKAGTLGQFKHGRELAPIVNRGIVRGNRDTLYSFAVFDFDAGPVTITLPDPGHRFMVMQVVNEDQYTPAVFYDAGTYTLTREGIGTRYAMVVVRMVLDPANPQDAQQIHALQDKLTVSQRSPGTFEVPNWDETSLKKVRTALLQLGETVSDTRRMFGAKADHVDPMRHLIGTALIWGGLPEKDGLYLPITPERNDGTTVHTLTVKDVPVDGFWSVTVYNAEGYLESNAYNTYSVSKMNAKAGADGSVTIRFGGCDGKIPNCLPIMKGWNYTVRLFRPRTEILDGAWKFPKAHPEG, encoded by the coding sequence ATGACAAATTTCCGTATCTTGGCCAGCGTTGCCCCGGCCATGGCGCTGGCGGCGACGAGTTGTGCCGCGCATGCGCAGCCTCCGTCGCAGCCGCCGTCGAACTCTGCTGCCCCGGTAACCATCGACAACTACAACCGCGCGCAGACGGACGTCTACTTTGCCGGAACGGTGAAAGCGGGCACGTTGGGCCAATTCAAGCATGGCCGCGAGCTAGCGCCGATCGTCAACCGGGGGATCGTTCGGGGCAATCGTGACACCCTGTATTCGTTCGCCGTGTTCGACTTCGATGCAGGGCCGGTGACGATTACGCTGCCCGACCCCGGCCATCGCTTCATGGTGATGCAGGTCGTCAATGAGGATCAGTACACCCCCGCCGTCTTCTACGACGCGGGCACGTACACCCTGACGAGGGAGGGGATCGGGACTCGATACGCCATGGTCGTCGTGCGCATGGTGCTCGATCCGGCCAATCCGCAAGATGCGCAGCAGATACACGCCTTGCAGGACAAATTGACGGTGAGCCAGCGAAGCCCCGGCACGTTCGAAGTCCCCAATTGGGACGAGACGAGCCTCAAGAAGGTACGCACGGCGCTCTTGCAGCTGGGTGAGACCGTTTCCGATACCCGGCGTATGTTCGGCGCCAAGGCGGATCACGTGGATCCGATGCGGCACCTGATCGGAACGGCGTTGATTTGGGGCGGCCTTCCCGAGAAGGATGGCCTCTACCTACCGATTACGCCGGAGCGGAACGATGGCACCACCGTCCATACCCTCACGGTCAAGGACGTGCCCGTCGACGGCTTCTGGTCGGTCACCGTCTACAATGCCGAGGGCTACTTGGAGTCCAATGCCTACAATACCTATTCCGTCAGCAAGATGAACGCGAAAGCGGGCGCGGACGGCTCGGTCACCATCCGGTTCGGAGGCTGCGATGGCAAAATTCCCAATTGCCTACCCATCATGAAGGGGTGGAACTACACGGTGCGTCTCTTTCGCCCTCGCACTGAAATTCTCGATGGCGCCTGGAAATTCCCCAAGGCACACCCTGAAGGTTGA
- a CDS encoding LysR family transcriptional regulator, protein MADLNSLAIFAKVVEAKGFAKAARRLHMPLSTVSRRVAELEVQLGVRLLERSTRSLRLTDVGAEVLEHARRSAELSEAVDNVVSNQLSSVEGVLRISAPLSTSDTLVAPLLGAFQSTYPNVRVQVFITNRFVEHIADGVDLALRVGPLRNSSLVARKILTFRNQLVASPAYLEKVKAPRSPRDLLDHKLVAFTHWGLGVRWTFRHRGKKDPETLSFEPHLSMNDYSGLAAVLLSGVGIGDLPPVVQPALVRDGRLVEVMPDWHFPTSDLSVVHLSNLHMSRPVRLFKEFAVDVAPTLFPGLPS, encoded by the coding sequence ATGGCGGATCTAAATTCACTGGCGATTTTCGCCAAAGTCGTCGAGGCGAAGGGGTTCGCGAAGGCGGCCCGACGCCTCCATATGCCGCTCTCCACCGTGAGCCGCCGCGTCGCGGAGCTCGAGGTCCAGCTCGGCGTGCGGCTGCTCGAACGGTCGACGCGCAGTCTGCGGCTGACCGACGTCGGCGCGGAGGTCTTGGAGCATGCTCGACGGAGTGCCGAACTGAGCGAAGCCGTCGACAACGTCGTCTCGAACCAGTTGTCCTCGGTCGAGGGGGTCTTGCGGATTTCGGCGCCGCTGAGCACCTCGGACACGCTGGTCGCTCCGCTGCTTGGCGCATTCCAGTCGACCTACCCCAATGTCCGAGTGCAAGTCTTCATCACCAATCGGTTCGTCGAACACATCGCCGATGGAGTCGATCTCGCGTTGCGCGTCGGGCCTCTCCGCAATTCGTCGTTGGTGGCCCGGAAGATCCTCACCTTTCGAAATCAGCTCGTGGCGAGCCCCGCGTACCTCGAAAAGGTCAAGGCTCCGAGATCTCCCAGGGATCTGCTCGATCACAAGCTGGTCGCCTTCACGCACTGGGGGCTCGGCGTTCGCTGGACCTTTCGGCATCGAGGCAAGAAAGATCCGGAAACGCTGTCGTTCGAGCCACATCTCTCGATGAACGACTACAGCGGTCTTGCCGCCGTCCTCTTGTCCGGTGTTGGCATCGGCGATCTTCCACCGGTTGTGCAACCTGCGTTGGTGCGTGACGGGCGGCTCGTCGAAGTCATGCCCGACTGGCACTTTCCCACGTCCGATTTGTCCGTCGTGCATTTGAGCAATCTTCATATGTCGCGACCGGTACGGCTGTTCAAAGAATTCGCCGTCGACGTCGCGCCCACGCTCTTTCCGGGGCTCCCCAGTTAG
- a CDS encoding alpha/beta hydrolase: MMHNNGHSRIRRAHALKAALLASALVAGLTAACDSDDSSSPPATPPLQQDGGVESGTQPREWWNLGFKDELYNEITLFYLGQTWHQAADVGEVLETAARVDELDPKSWTREWRKTAERLGLLAQESERNGHPLSASHAYLRSATYYRAALHHYDGPMTTEGAHEIRELAQREVDSFGKYLTLSKSPCEAVKIPYENTTLPGYFCKSSVATGRAPTLLYMQGRDGWAEDGRFIADEAMKRGYHVLMFDGPGQGQVVRLQGLPFRPDWDKVVTPVVDYAISRAEVDPAYVGLMSLSMGGFLGPRAATQEHRLRVLIPNPGVIDWSANMENALDPALLALVDTDEAAFNAKMDELMKRNPLLNWGIPDFMWHHGVDTPAKLIKDLRRYKMTPAEVGNITAHTLVVNAQAEGRGQAQELFDAIKSKKDYLLFTAAETAQFHDQPGAEAIATHRILEWLEGSFSKAP; the protein is encoded by the coding sequence ATGATGCACAACAATGGCCATAGTCGGATTCGACGCGCACATGCTTTGAAGGCTGCGCTGCTTGCAAGTGCCTTGGTGGCCGGACTGACCGCGGCCTGCGATTCCGACGATTCGAGTTCGCCCCCGGCGACGCCGCCGCTGCAGCAGGATGGCGGGGTGGAATCCGGGACGCAGCCGCGCGAATGGTGGAACCTTGGATTCAAGGACGAACTGTACAACGAAATAACCCTCTTCTATCTCGGGCAGACGTGGCATCAGGCCGCCGACGTCGGGGAGGTCCTCGAGACGGCGGCCCGCGTCGACGAGTTGGACCCCAAGAGCTGGACGCGCGAATGGAGAAAGACCGCGGAACGCCTCGGGCTGCTCGCCCAGGAAAGCGAGCGCAATGGCCATCCGCTTTCGGCGAGCCACGCCTATCTGCGCTCGGCCACGTACTACCGTGCGGCGCTCCATCACTACGACGGGCCGATGACGACGGAGGGTGCGCACGAGATTCGCGAATTGGCGCAGCGCGAAGTCGATTCGTTCGGCAAATACCTCACGCTGTCGAAATCGCCGTGTGAGGCGGTGAAGATTCCTTACGAGAATACGACGTTGCCGGGCTATTTCTGCAAGTCGTCCGTAGCGACGGGCCGAGCACCGACCTTGCTCTATATGCAAGGACGTGACGGGTGGGCCGAGGATGGCCGATTCATCGCCGACGAGGCGATGAAACGCGGATACCACGTGCTCATGTTCGACGGGCCGGGCCAGGGCCAGGTGGTGCGGCTGCAAGGCCTGCCGTTCCGGCCGGACTGGGACAAGGTCGTGACCCCCGTGGTGGACTATGCCATATCCCGCGCCGAGGTCGATCCGGCCTACGTGGGGCTGATGTCGCTGAGCATGGGCGGATTCCTCGGTCCGCGCGCGGCCACGCAGGAGCACCGGCTGCGCGTTCTCATTCCGAACCCGGGCGTCATCGATTGGAGCGCCAACATGGAAAATGCATTGGATCCGGCACTGCTGGCGCTGGTCGACACGGACGAAGCAGCCTTCAATGCGAAAATGGACGAATTGATGAAGCGCAACCCGCTATTGAATTGGGGCATCCCTGATTTCATGTGGCACCACGGTGTGGATACGCCGGCAAAACTCATCAAGGACCTGCGACGCTACAAGATGACGCCGGCCGAAGTCGGCAATATCACCGCGCACACGTTGGTGGTCAACGCGCAGGCGGAGGGCCGCGGGCAAGCACAGGAGCTCTTCGACGCCATCAAGTCGAAGAAGGATTACCTGCTGTTCACCGCCGCCGAGACGGCCCAGTTCCACGATCAACCGGGCGCCGAGGCGATCGCGACCCACCGCATCTTGGAGTGGCTCGAAGGCTCCTTCTCCAAGGCCCCGTAG